The Patescibacteria group bacterium sequence GTTTTTCTACTATGCTCAGAGATATATTAGATAGATTATATTTGCCTCAATCTAGGGAGAATTTTCAAATTATATCTCCAGTATTAAGAGAGGCCTTTGGTCAAGACTTAATGGCTAAAGTAATATCGGAGGATGTTAAAAATTCTCAGGCTGAGATGATAGTTATAGATGGAATGCGTCGTCCAGCTGATATAGAATATCTTAAAAAAATTTCTGGTTTTAAAATGATAGCTATAGAAGTAGATGCTAAGGTGCGTTATGAAAGATTAAGAGCCAGAGGAGAGAATTCTGATGATAAAGAAAAAACTTGGGAGCAATTTCAAGCAGAGCACAAAGCGGAAACAGAAATTTATATTCCAGATTTAATGAAACAAGCTGATATTACTATAAATAATAACGGAACTTTGGAAGAGTTATATAAACAACTTGATAAATTAGTTGATTAATTTGTCATTGCGAGCCCGAAGGGCGTGGCAATCTAAATATTGTAGATTGCTTCGTCGCTAAATATTCTCGCAATGACGGTAAGAAAATGAAACAATATTTACAACTACTTCAAAAAATAATGGATGAGGGCGTAGACAAAAGTGACCGTACTGGTGTAGGTACGCGTAGTGTTTTTGGTGCTCAGGCCAGATTTGATTTGTCCGAAGGCTTTCCATTACTCACTACCAAAAAAGTATTTTTAAAAGGAATAATTCATGAGCTTATCTGGTTTGTCAGGGGGGATACCAATATCAAATATTTGGTAGACAATGGTGTGCGTATTTGGAATGAGTGGCCATACCAAAAATATCTGGAAGCCAATGGATTGGCAGATAAATATCCAAAATATACACCTGAGTGGGAAGAAAAAATGCAAGAGTTTGTAGATAATGTAAAAAATGATGACGAGTTTGCCAAAAAGTGGGGTGATCTCGGTCCAGTTTATGGCAAACAGTGGCGTGATTTTGGCGGGGTAGACCAACTCAAGGATGTGATTGAAAGATTAAAAACAAACCCCAATGACAGGCGTATGATAGTGTCTGCTTGGAATCCACCAGAAATCCCCAAGATGGCTTTGCCACCTTGTCATTTGCTTTACCAATTTTATGTAGCTGACGGTAAATTGTCACTACAAATGTATCAAAGGAGCTGTGACACATTTTTGGGTGTGCCTTTTAATATTGCTTCTTATTCGTTGCTTTTGATGATGGTAGCTCAAGTAGTTGGTTTGAAACCCGGTGTATTCGTTCATGTCTATGGTGATTTGCATATTTATAGCAATCATTTTGACCAGGTTAAAGAACAATTATCACGTGAGCCAAGACAACTTCCGATCATGAAAATAAATTCAGATGTCAAAAATATTGAAGATTTTAAATTTGAAGATTTTACATTAGAGGGCTATGATCCATATCCTATTATAAAAGCACCAATTGCAGTTTAATTAATTGTCATCGCGAGCCCAAAGGGCGTGGCGATCTAAAATCTTTTAGATTGCTTCGTCACTAAGTTCCTCGCAATGACAGATAAAAAATCATGACAATAAGTTTAATAGCAGCCATAGCCCGTGACAGAGGTATTGGTTACAAAAATAAATTATTGGTGCATTTGCCACCGGATTTGCAGCATTTTAAAAAAATTACTCAGGGGCACATGGTCATCATGGGGCAAACTACTTACCAATCTATGGGTAAGGCCCTACCCAATAGACAAAATATAGTGCTTACTTTGGACAAAGATTGGAAAGTGGATGATGCAGTGGTGCTACATTCTATAGAAGAGGCCATTGAATATGCCAAGGCATCAGGCGATGATGAAATTTTTTTTATTGGTGGTGCCTCAATATATAGACAATCTATCAAGTATGCTGACAAGTTGTATTTGACTATCATAGACAAGACTTTTGAAGCAGATACTTATTTTCCGGAGTACGATGAATTTAAAAATATTGTTTCAGAATCAGAAACACAAGAATACGAAGGCACAAAGTTTAAATATTTAGAATTGACCAGATAAAATATATGAGAACAGAAATACCTAGTAATGAGTCTTTGCCTGAATCAAAATCGGAGAGTATTGAATATTATATAGGTATGTTTACAAAATTGAGGGACGGATATAGTAATGATGTACCTAAAGAAATTATTCATAGCAATTCCATTGATAGCAACTTTAAGATAAGACGAGGCTGGTTTACAGCTTTGGTTGGCCAGCTGGTCTTATTTAAAGAAGATTATTTGGAGGGCAGTGACAATAATGAGACTCAAACATTGGTGACAGAAATAGATACTTTTGTAAATTATTGTACTAGCCCTGATTTCATAGAAAAAGATAGGACAGAGAAAGAAGATGTAGATAGAGGAGATGAAATTTTAAATAAAGTATTAAAAGTTTTAGAAAATATAGACAGCCATGAACCCCGTTAGAAATTCACCAGATAACGTTATGGTGTTAAAGTATAATAAATCAGTGTTGATTTTACTAACAGGGAAAAAGTTATTTAATCATTAATTTCTAACGGGGTGAAAATAAAAGCTAAAAAAATATATCCAGATGCCCAGATGCCCCAGACTATGAGGCCAGGCGACGCAGCGATGGATTTTTATAGTTATCGTGATTATGAAATCAAACCTGGCGAAAGGATAATAGTAGAAACTGGCATTGCTATTGCTATTCCAGACGGCTATTGGGGCAATGTCAGGGATCGTGGAGGTCTGCCAGCCAAACACGGCATTCACACTATGGGCGGAGTTTTTGATTCCAATTTTCGTGGTGAAGTGCAAATCATTATGATTAATCTAGGGCAAGAAACTTACAAAATAGCTAAAGGTCACCGTATTTGTCAGATGATTATAGAGCGTCATGAAACAGTAGAACTAGAAGAAGTAGATGAGCTTGATGAAACAAACAGGGGAGATAATATGCTGGCCTCAAGTGGTTATTAAATTAAAATATGGATAAAAATCTAATTTTAAATAGAGGCGTTCAAATTGCCCTGCCATCGCTAACTATAGGAGCTCAGGTGGCAATAGCTTTAAAATTTCCTCAATATGGATTAATAATTAATTTATTAGCCCAACCTTTTTGGCTGTATTCGTCTTGGAAAGCGTATAAACAAGCTGGTCAAAGCGGAATTTTGATAACTACTATAATAATCACTATTGTTTTGATATCAGGGATTATAAATTATTGGTTTTTATAAAATATGTCAAAAGGAAAATTAATAGTCATAGAAGGCGGTGATGGCAGTGGTAAAACTACTCAATTTAATTTGCTCAAAGAAAAGCTAATCAAAGATGGGCAGCTTATAGAAATCGTAGATTTTCCACGTTACGGACAGCCAGCGGCAGTCATGGTAGAAAAATACCTCAATGGTGATTTTGGCGCTGCCAAAGACGTAGGGGCTTATCGGGCTAGTATTTTTTATGCTATGGACAGATACGATGCTTCTTTTGATATGAAGAGATGGCTGGAAGATGGTAAAATTGTACTAGCCAATCGCTATGCTACATCTAATATGGTCCATCAGGCCGGCAAGATCAAAGATCAAAAAGAGCGAGATATATTTTTGGATTGGTTGGATGAGTTGGAATTTAATATTTTTGCAATTCCTAGACCAGATGTAGTATTTTTTATGAATGTTTCAGCAGAGATTTCTCAAAATTTGGCACTTAGCAAAGATGGTCGTCATGACAATCTCAAATCAAAAAATGATATACATGAGAATGATTTAAATCATTTACGTGATGCTCTTGAGGCTGGACAATATGTGGCCAAAAAATATAATTGGGAAATAATAGACTGTGATGATGGTACTGGACATATGAGAACAATAGATAGCATTCACGATGAAGTTTGTCAGAAGTTAAAAAAATATATATAGTTATAGTACCTGCCCCGTAAAAAATTTGTTATAATAATAAACGGGGCAATAAATAATTCTTAAATTTTTATACTGGGGTGGCTAAATACCAAACAATTATAGGTTTAGAGATTCATTTGCAACTCAAGACAAAGAGTAAGATGTTTTGTCATTGTTCCAATGCCAGTGATGGTAAGGAGCCAAATACTTTGGTGTGCCCAATTTGTTTGGGTCATCCGGGCACACTTCCAACAGTCAATAAAGAGGCAGTCAAGATGGGTTTGATGATGGCTTTGGCTTTGAATTGTAAGATAAATAAAATATCAAAGTTTGACAGAAAAAATTATTTTTATCCTGATTTGCCAAAAGGCTATCAGATATCTCAGTTTGATGAGCCTTTGGCTCATGATGGGCACTTGGTTATTGAAATAGATGAGCAAAAATGGAGTATTGGTATAGAGAGACTACATCTAGAGGAGGACGCTGCCAAAAATATACATAGCACAGGTAAGACTTTGGTAGATTTTAACCGTGGTGGCACACCACTAGCTGAGATTGTCACTCAACCGGACTTTAAGAGCCCTAAGGAAGCCAAAGAATTTTTAATTGAGCTTCGTCTGATTGCCAGATATTTGGGAGTTTCTGATGCTGATATGGAAAAAGGCCACATGAGATGTGATGCCAATATATCACTAAGGCCAATGGGTGATCATGATTATTATGCCAAAACAGAAGTTAAAAATCTAAACTCATTTAAAGCTGTAGAAAAAGCTTTGCTGTTTGAAGAAAAACGACAGGCCAAACTATGGGAGGCCAAGACTCCACCACAAAAGACAGAAACTCGCGGTTGGGACGAAGACAAAGAAGAAACAATCCTTCAGCGTACCAAAGAGGGCTCGTCTGATTATCGGTATTTTCCGGAGCCAGATTTGCCCCTTTTGCATATTAGTGAAAATTTGCTGACTGAAGTGCAAAGTATGATGCCGGAACTACCGCTTCATAGAAAAGACCGCTTTGTTACAGAATATCGCCTTAGCTCAAAAGATGCTTGGGAGCTTATCAATCAAAGAATCTGGGCAAATTATTATGAAAATGTAATGTCCGATTTGCGGGCTTGGATGTTTAAGTCCAAAGGGCTAGGAGAAGATAGTAAAGAGGCTGAAACTCTTTGGCAGGAACATAAAGCTAAATTATCTAAACTAGCTTATAGTTGGATTACTAGTGAGCTTTTTGGTCTGATAAAAGGCAAATTCAAGATAGAGGATTTGAAAATCAGTGCCGAAAATATGTCTGAGCTTTTGACGCTTATTTATGAAAAGAAAATAAACAGCTCTGCTGGACAGATAATTCTAAAAGAAATGTTTAATGGAGCTGATGACGACCCCTCTCACATTGCCGAGCGTCTTGACCTAGCTCAGATTGAGGATGATATGACTTTAGATGGTATTGTAATAAAAGTAATAATGAGCAATCCTGAGCAAGTCAAAGAATATCAGGCCGGCAAAGCAGCTGTGCTCAAGTTTTTACTTGGTCTGGTTATGAAAGAGAGTAGGGGTAAAGCCAATCCGCAAAAAGCTGAGGAAATGCTCAAAGAAAAATTAAGCTCTTGATATGAGTGGTTTTGTTTGGAGACGTAATTTTGAAATATACAGGATGCCCGTCATAGTCACTGGGCCACCTGTTTTTTCTGCTATACGTGATCAAAAGAAGCTAATTGGCAGAGATATTTTAAAAGATTTTTTATTGATTGGCGAAAATTATGATCTGACTGGCGCTTATATACCGGACAAACAATTACGGAATTTTATAGAAGCTATTTTAGATATTATAAAAACCAAGCCTGATTTTGTCTTTAAATTTCAGAGACAAGGGATTGTTGATATCAAAAAATTATTTAATTTTATCAAAGAAAATTTAAATTATGATTTTGGCAAAATGAGTGATGATCAGCTTGTCAAATTTCACGATAAATTACAAAAAAAATTTTTTGAAGCGGAAGGTAGGCTGACACTTACTACTTGGTTTGTAGATTCCGACGGAGAAGATTTATCAAAATTTTTGATGAGTATAGTAGAGGACAAGATAAAACAAAATAAAATAGATATAAGTGTAGCAGAAGCTTTTTCTCTACTTACCACACCAGATAAGATGAGTTTATCTATGCAGGAGGAAATAGAATCTTTAGAGATTTTACAAGCTATAAAAAAAGACCCTAAAGCCAAAAAAATATTTACCAATCAAGATATAAAGTATATAGAGGATAATTTATCTGAAATAGATGTTAAACTGAGAAATAAAATATTAAAGCATTACAAAAAATGGCTATGGATGCCCTATACATATATAGGGCCAGCTTATGAGCTAGATTATTATATTAGTATGTGGTCGGGCTTGCTCAGACAAAGAGTAAAAGCAGAGCAAAATATAAAAGTCTTAAGAAAACAGACGCTAGATAACAAAAAATCTAGACAAGAGC is a genomic window containing:
- a CDS encoding thymidylate synthase, encoding MKQYLQLLQKIMDEGVDKSDRTGVGTRSVFGAQARFDLSEGFPLLTTKKVFLKGIIHELIWFVRGDTNIKYLVDNGVRIWNEWPYQKYLEANGLADKYPKYTPEWEEKMQEFVDNVKNDDEFAKKWGDLGPVYGKQWRDFGGVDQLKDVIERLKTNPNDRRMIVSAWNPPEIPKMALPPCHLLYQFYVADGKLSLQMYQRSCDTFLGVPFNIASYSLLLMMVAQVVGLKPGVFVHVYGDLHIYSNHFDQVKEQLSREPRQLPIMKINSDVKNIEDFKFEDFTLEGYDPYPIIKAPIAV
- a CDS encoding AAA family ATPase, encoding MKQEKIILGFTGLIACGKGTAAKYFASKYNADTFRFSTMLRDILDRLYLPQSRENFQIISPVLREAFGQDLMAKVISEDVKNSQAEMIVIDGMRRPADIEYLKKISGFKMIAIEVDAKVRYERLRARGENSDDKEKTWEQFQAEHKAETEIYIPDLMKQADITINNNGTLEELYKQLDKLVD
- the dut gene encoding dUTP diphosphatase; amino-acid sequence: MKIKAKKIYPDAQMPQTMRPGDAAMDFYSYRDYEIKPGERIIVETGIAIAIPDGYWGNVRDRGGLPAKHGIHTMGGVFDSNFRGEVQIIMINLGQETYKIAKGHRICQMIIERHETVELEEVDELDETNRGDNMLASSGY
- a CDS encoding dihydrofolate reductase, whose translation is MTISLIAAIARDRGIGYKNKLLVHLPPDLQHFKKITQGHMVIMGQTTYQSMGKALPNRQNIVLTLDKDWKVDDAVVLHSIEEAIEYAKASGDDEIFFIGGASIYRQSIKYADKLYLTIIDKTFEADTYFPEYDEFKNIVSESETQEYEGTKFKYLELTR
- a CDS encoding thymidylate kinase, with the translated sequence MSKGKLIVIEGGDGSGKTTQFNLLKEKLIKDGQLIEIVDFPRYGQPAAVMVEKYLNGDFGAAKDVGAYRASIFYAMDRYDASFDMKRWLEDGKIVLANRYATSNMVHQAGKIKDQKERDIFLDWLDELEFNIFAIPRPDVVFFMNVSAEISQNLALSKDGRHDNLKSKNDIHENDLNHLRDALEAGQYVAKKYNWEIIDCDDGTGHMRTIDSIHDEVCQKLKKYI
- the gatB gene encoding Asp-tRNA(Asn)/Glu-tRNA(Gln) amidotransferase subunit GatB, whose product is MAKYQTIIGLEIHLQLKTKSKMFCHCSNASDGKEPNTLVCPICLGHPGTLPTVNKEAVKMGLMMALALNCKINKISKFDRKNYFYPDLPKGYQISQFDEPLAHDGHLVIEIDEQKWSIGIERLHLEEDAAKNIHSTGKTLVDFNRGGTPLAEIVTQPDFKSPKEAKEFLIELRLIARYLGVSDADMEKGHMRCDANISLRPMGDHDYYAKTEVKNLNSFKAVEKALLFEEKRQAKLWEAKTPPQKTETRGWDEDKEETILQRTKEGSSDYRYFPEPDLPLLHISENLLTEVQSMMPELPLHRKDRFVTEYRLSSKDAWELINQRIWANYYENVMSDLRAWMFKSKGLGEDSKEAETLWQEHKAKLSKLAYSWITSELFGLIKGKFKIEDLKISAENMSELLTLIYEKKINSSAGQIILKEMFNGADDDPSHIAERLDLAQIEDDMTLDGIVIKVIMSNPEQVKEYQAGKAAVLKFLLGLVMKESRGKANPQKAEEMLKEKLSS